A stretch of the Poseidonibacter parvus genome encodes the following:
- the bamA gene encoding outer membrane protein assembly factor BamA, translated as MKNQIMLFSLACATALCADTIQSIEYNNLNKISSKIVNETLDIKVGDEFNNDKINNAIKEFYKFGYFDDIVAINDNGKLQLNFKEKPSIANIDIQGYKSRTDDIESLKTMIKLKKGSMYTEKRVKDAKKILLNMLEEEGYINSVVETEIETLNEHSLKLTFNVNKGDEIIIKKANYYGSNELDQDDFDNVSANKEVEFASWWFGQNDGEVKIDQLKYDARRINELYFEKGYLDAQVKEPFLNIDFASNQANLDFFIKEGTKYYTNDIKIYVDSTIVDPKDIYPELDLIIGNTFNIKKLRKDQNYIKTQVANKGYAFAQVRFDVKKDTENSKVDVVFNVIPGKKVYINDVKISGNSRTLDRVIRRDIYLAPGELFNQTDLNDSKSKLGRSSYFEKVNIEQKRVSEDKIDILVNVVEAATGALTVGGGYGSYDKFMVNGSVKDSNIFGSGLSVGLSADLSANKSDFTLSLSNPAINDSKYSGDIEAHNSESEISRSVYDLDKSTKGFSVGVGREIVRNLRAGIRYKLDFISEDYEYDDISTITNPYTDTDYISSSLVPYINFDNTDNYQLPREGMKIGTSLQYAGVGGDSKYLKSTSYFKYFNSLNDYAELDWIFRFRTKVSVLVDNGQINQGDSLYLGGTKSLRGFSSYAFPSNDTGEVGKPYKNLWANSLEMSFPLIPNAKMRWALFYDYGMIGQDDFTEIQRSSTGAVLEWISPLGPLQLIFAKALDAKADDDTSSFEFSLGSSF; from the coding sequence GTGAAAAATCAAATAATGCTTTTTTCTTTAGCTTGTGCAACAGCACTATGCGCAGATACAATACAATCTATAGAATATAATAATTTAAATAAGATATCTTCTAAAATAGTAAATGAAACACTAGACATAAAAGTTGGTGATGAATTTAACAATGACAAAATAAATAATGCAATAAAAGAGTTTTATAAATTTGGCTATTTTGATGATATAGTTGCCATTAACGATAATGGAAAATTACAATTAAACTTTAAAGAAAAGCCTTCTATAGCTAATATAGATATACAAGGTTATAAATCAAGAACTGATGATATAGAATCATTAAAAACAATGATTAAACTTAAAAAAGGGTCAATGTATACTGAAAAAAGAGTAAAAGACGCAAAGAAGATTTTGCTAAATATGCTTGAAGAAGAAGGATATATTAACTCAGTAGTTGAAACTGAAATTGAAACATTAAATGAACACTCTTTAAAACTTACATTTAATGTAAATAAAGGTGATGAAATCATCATCAAAAAAGCTAACTATTATGGTTCAAACGAACTAGACCAAGATGATTTTGATAATGTTTCAGCAAACAAAGAAGTTGAATTTGCTTCATGGTGGTTTGGTCAAAATGATGGTGAAGTTAAAATTGATCAATTAAAATACGATGCAAGAAGAATTAATGAATTATATTTTGAAAAGGGTTATCTTGATGCACAAGTTAAAGAACCATTTTTAAATATTGATTTTGCTTCAAATCAAGCAAATTTAGACTTTTTTATTAAAGAAGGTACTAAATACTATACAAATGATATTAAAATTTATGTAGATTCAACAATAGTTGATCCTAAAGATATTTATCCAGAGTTAGACTTAATTATTGGAAATACTTTTAATATTAAAAAATTAAGAAAAGATCAAAACTATATTAAAACACAAGTTGCAAACAAAGGTTATGCTTTTGCACAAGTTAGATTTGATGTTAAAAAAGACACTGAAAACTCAAAAGTTGATGTTGTATTTAATGTAATTCCAGGTAAAAAAGTTTATATTAATGATGTTAAAATTTCTGGAAACTCTAGAACACTAGATAGAGTTATTAGACGAGATATTTATTTAGCTCCAGGAGAATTATTTAACCAAACTGATTTAAATGATTCAAAATCAAAATTAGGAAGATCTTCATATTTTGAAAAAGTAAACATTGAACAAAAAAGAGTATCAGAAGATAAAATTGATATTTTAGTAAATGTAGTTGAAGCAGCAACAGGAGCTTTAACTGTTGGTGGTGGATATGGTTCATATGATAAATTTATGGTTAATGGTTCTGTAAAAGATTCAAATATATTTGGTTCTGGTTTAAGTGTTGGACTAAGTGCTGATTTATCTGCTAATAAAAGTGATTTTACATTAAGTTTAAGTAATCCTGCTATTAATGATAGTAAGTACAGTGGAGATATTGAAGCACATAATAGTGAGAGTGAAATTAGTAGAAGTGTTTATGATTTAGATAAATCTACAAAAGGTTTTTCTGTTGGTGTTGGTCGAGAAATTGTAAGAAATTTAAGAGCTGGTATTAGATATAAATTAGATTTTATTAGTGAAGATTATGAGTATGATGATATATCTACTATTACTAATCCCTATACTGATACTGATTATATTTCTAGTTCTTTAGTTCCTTATATAAATTTTGATAATACAGATAATTATCAATTACCAAGAGAAGGTATGAAAATTGGAACTTCTTTACAATACGCAGGTGTTGGTGGAGATTCAAAATACTTAAAATCAACTTCATACTTTAAATATTTTAATAGTTTAAATGACTACGCAGAATTAGATTGGATTTTTAGATTTAGAACAAAAGTTAGTGTTTTAGTTGATAATGGACAAATTAATCAAGGTGATTCACTATATCTTGGTGGTACAAAAAGTTTAAGAGGATTCTCATCTTATGCGTTCCCTTCTAATGATACAGGTGAAGTTGGTAAACCATATAAAAATTTATGGGCAAACTCTTTAGAAATGAGTTTCCCTTTAATTCCAAATGCTAAAATGAGATGGGCATTGTTCTATGATTATGGAATGATTGGACAAGATGATTTTACGGAAATTCAAAGATCAAGTACTGGTGCTGTTTTAGAATGGATTTCTCCTTTAGGACCATTACAGCTTATCTTCGCTAAAGCTTTAGATGCAAAAGCTGATGATGATACATCATCATTTGAATTCTCACTAGGGAGTAGTTTCTAA
- a CDS encoding prephenate dehydrogenase — protein sequence MNIGIVGLGLMGGSLAKAVKKYGIAKKVYGYARSEKSKKEILELNLVDELVDIQRLKDECDLIVLAIPVDNIISFLPNLLDIDKNTTIMDLGSTKEFIVKNIPNEIRSNFVAAHPMCGSEKFGPKASMDNLYEGKTVVLCDLEANDELHKNRAIKVFQDIGMRLVFMNSHNHDVHACYMSHLPHAISYSLANTVMNHEDPKSIIALAAGGFTDMSRIAKSSPNMWTDIFKQNRENLLNSIDLFEDHMKKVRQMVEDEEYEKLEEWMKKANTLHEIL from the coding sequence TTGAATATAGGAATAGTTGGTTTAGGACTTATGGGTGGTTCTTTAGCAAAGGCTGTTAAAAAATATGGAATTGCTAAAAAAGTATATGGATATGCTAGAAGTGAAAAATCAAAAAAAGAGATTTTAGAATTAAATTTAGTAGATGAATTAGTTGATATTCAAAGATTAAAAGATGAGTGTGATTTGATTGTATTAGCAATACCTGTTGATAATATCATTTCATTTTTACCAAATTTACTTGATATTGATAAAAATACTACAATAATGGATTTAGGTTCAACAAAAGAGTTTATAGTAAAAAATATTCCTAATGAAATTAGATCAAATTTTGTTGCAGCTCATCCTATGTGCGGATCTGAAAAGTTTGGACCAAAAGCCTCTATGGATAATTTGTATGAAGGTAAAACTGTAGTTTTATGTGATTTGGAAGCAAATGATGAATTACATAAAAATAGAGCTATAAAAGTATTTCAAGATATTGGAATGAGACTTGTTTTTATGAACTCACATAATCATGATGTTCATGCTTGTTATATGTCACATCTTCCACATGCTATTTCATATTCACTTGCAAATACAGTAATGAATCATGAAGACCCTAAATCAATTATTGCTCTTGCTGCTGGTGGATTTACAGATATGAGTAGAATTGCAAAATCTAGTCCAAATATGTGGACAGATATTTTTAAACAAAATAGAGAAAATTTATTAAATTCAATTGATTTATTTGAAGACCATATGAAAAAAGTTAGACAAATGGTTGAAGATGAAGAGTATGAAAAGTTAGAAGAATGGATGAAAAAAGCTAATACTTTACATGAAATACTTTAG
- the folP gene encoding dihydropteroate synthase — protein sequence MKTYKTKIMGVLNANEDSFFKSSRFDYKQTASKIELMIENGANIIDIGAVSSKPGSIAVDEKVELERLKNIVEIIYKEKYFEKVDFSIDSYSLLVIDFVLNKGFTIVNDITGLQNDEVCSLVSKYAAKVVIMHMQNKPSNMQDKPEYNDVVLDIDNFFKKQIQKANSFGIENKKIILDVGIGFGKTLEHNLLLLKNLEYFKHFDCELLIGASRKSMIDLISPSKVEDRLAGTIAIHLEAIKNGASIIRCHDVYEHKQAIKVQEAILNT from the coding sequence ATGAAAACATACAAAACAAAAATAATGGGTGTTTTAAATGCCAATGAAGATTCATTTTTTAAAAGCAGTAGATTTGATTACAAACAAACTGCTTCTAAAATTGAGTTAATGATTGAAAATGGTGCTAATATTATTGATATTGGTGCAGTTTCAAGTAAACCTGGAAGTATAGCAGTTGATGAAAAAGTAGAATTAGAACGATTAAAAAATATTGTTGAAATTATTTATAAGGAAAAATACTTTGAAAAAGTAGATTTTTCCATTGATTCTTATTCTCTTTTAGTAATAGATTTTGTTTTAAATAAGGGTTTTACAATTGTAAATGATATAACAGGTTTACAAAATGATGAAGTTTGCTCCCTTGTATCAAAATATGCTGCAAAAGTTGTAATAATGCATATGCAAAATAAGCCTTCAAATATGCAAGATAAACCTGAATATAATGATGTAGTCTTGGACATTGACAATTTTTTTAAAAAACAAATTCAAAAAGCAAATAGCTTTGGAATTGAAAATAAAAAGATAATTTTAGATGTTGGAATTGGTTTTGGAAAAACATTAGAGCATAACTTATTACTTTTAAAAAACTTAGAATACTTTAAACATTTTGATTGTGAACTTTTAATAGGTGCAAGCAGAAAATCTATGATTGATTTAATTAGTCCTTCAAAAGTTGAAGATAGATTAGCAGGTACAATAGCAATACACTTAGAAGCTATTAAAAATGGGGCTTCAATTATTAGATGTCATGACGTTTATGAACATAAGCAAGCTATAAAAGTTCAAGAAGCAATTTTAAATACATAA
- a CDS encoding DNA polymerase III subunit delta', producing MIDKKINNSTILIVNDITQTLNELLPFYSPHNIRIIKNEEKEEFQILQANQAIKEAYIASNEDKYIFLCGSTFRKEAQNSLLKVLEEPPKNVIFIILTNSKSSILPTIYSRMPFKYLKTSSLKDEISLDISKLDLKDIYSYLKENQKISKKDAKAVIESILLKVNKQKIKLDEKQLDLFSKSSKLLELNSRPINILTTLLLSLSNTKK from the coding sequence ATGATTGATAAAAAGATTAATAACTCAACTATTTTAATAGTTAATGATATAACTCAAACATTAAATGAATTATTACCTTTTTATTCTCCTCATAATATTAGAATAATTAAAAATGAAGAAAAAGAAGAGTTTCAGATTTTACAAGCTAATCAAGCTATAAAAGAAGCATATATTGCTTCAAATGAAGATAAATATATTTTTCTTTGTGGAAGTACTTTTAGAAAAGAAGCACAAAACTCTTTATTAAAAGTCTTAGAAGAACCTCCTAAAAATGTAATATTTATTATTCTTACAAATTCAAAGTCTTCAATTTTACCAACAATTTATTCTAGAATGCCATTTAAGTATTTAAAAACATCATCTTTAAAAGATGAAATTTCACTTGATATTTCAAAACTTGATTTAAAAGATATTTACTCATATTTAAAAGAGAATCAAAAAATATCAAAAAAAGATGCAAAAGCTGTTATTGAATCAATTTTATTAAAAGTAAATAAACAAAAAATAAAGCTTGATGAAAAACAATTAGATTTATTTTCTAAAAGTTCAAAACTTCTTGAGTTAAACTCAAGACCTATAAATATTTTAACTACCCTACTTTTATCACTATCAAATACTAAAAAATAA
- a CDS encoding HobA family DNA replication regulator, producing the protein MQEFLNWTVDVIREDRLISPWLEEKKYEWTPLVSKNIVNLLEKGASVIVLTDKDREWFLEYVLSNINSPKLNRPFLPFYDFKSFYKYMDNIKSDDDISYIKDMLNISFPNGYCFWYIGRSQDVRAVIPKVSKNSFLWLFDEEQQDAFNLRSSDEALDMKLLQMFRLYNKTVSSALFAEVNVEN; encoded by the coding sequence GTGCAAGAATTTTTAAACTGGACAGTTGATGTAATTAGGGAAGATAGACTAATCTCTCCTTGGTTAGAAGAAAAAAAATATGAATGGACACCTTTAGTATCTAAAAATATCGTAAATTTATTAGAAAAAGGTGCATCTGTAATTGTATTAACTGATAAAGATAGAGAATGGTTTTTAGAATATGTTTTATCAAATATTAATTCACCAAAATTAAATAGACCATTTCTACCTTTTTATGATTTTAAATCTTTTTACAAATACATGGATAATATTAAATCAGATGATGATATTTCATATATAAAAGATATGTTAAATATATCTTTTCCAAATGGATATTGTTTTTGGTATATTGGCCGAAGCCAAGATGTAAGAGCTGTTATTCCAAAAGTTTCAAAAAACTCTTTTCTTTGGCTTTTTGATGAAGAACAGCAAGATGCCTTTAATCTTAGATCTAGTGATGAAGCTTTAGATATGAAATTACTACAAATGTTTAGACTATATAATAAAACTGTAAGCTCAGCTCTTTTTGCAGAAGTAAACGTAGAAAATTAA
- a CDS encoding aspartate kinase — MLKVLKFGGTSVGTLERIQNVANIIKKIKDEGHDVIAVVSAMSGETNKLIEYAESFSKEANPAEMDMLLSSGERVTSALLSIALNEQGYKTTSMSGREAGIITDEAHTKARIEDIDTTNLKNAISEGKTVIVAGFQGVTINTNRVSTLGRGGSDLSAVAIAGAIQADICEIYTDVDGIYTTDPRIEPKAKKLEKISYDEMLELASLGAKVLQNRSVEMAKKLNVNLVSRSSFTPEVEGTLITKEENIMEKPVVSGIALDRNQIRVGMYGVTDKPGIAASIFTSLADADINVDMIVQTRGLDGTTDLDFTIPTTDFTLCKSVMEKFKSQSKNIDYNENICKVSIVGVGMKSHTGVASKAFSALATENINIRIISTSEIKISMIIEEKYAELAVRALHEAYNLDK; from the coding sequence ATGTTAAAAGTATTAAAATTTGGTGGAACAAGTGTAGGAACACTTGAGAGAATCCAAAATGTAGCAAATATTATAAAGAAAATTAAAGATGAAGGTCATGATGTTATTGCTGTAGTTTCTGCAATGAGTGGTGAGACTAATAAATTAATTGAATATGCGGAAAGTTTTTCAAAAGAAGCAAATCCTGCTGAAATGGATATGTTATTAAGTTCAGGTGAGCGAGTTACTTCAGCACTATTATCAATTGCTTTAAATGAACAAGGTTATAAAACAACTTCAATGAGTGGTAGAGAAGCTGGAATTATTACAGATGAAGCTCATACAAAAGCAAGAATAGAAGATATTGATACTACAAATCTTAAAAATGCTATTAGTGAAGGTAAAACTGTAATTGTTGCAGGTTTTCAAGGTGTTACAATTAATACGAATAGAGTTTCAACACTTGGACGTGGTGGAAGTGACTTATCTGCTGTTGCAATTGCAGGCGCTATACAAGCTGATATTTGTGAAATATATACTGACGTTGATGGTATTTACACAACAGACCCAAGAATTGAACCAAAAGCAAAAAAACTAGAAAAAATTTCTTATGATGAAATGTTAGAATTAGCTTCACTAGGAGCAAAAGTTTTACAAAATAGATCAGTAGAAATGGCTAAGAAATTAAATGTAAATTTAGTATCAAGATCTAGCTTCACTCCAGAAGTTGAAGGTACGTTAATAACAAAGGAAGAGAATATTATGGAAAAACCAGTTGTAAGTGGAATCGCATTAGATAGAAATCAAATAAGAGTTGGTATGTACGGAGTAACTGATAAGCCTGGCATTGCTGCATCAATCTTTACATCATTAGCTGATGCTGATATTAATGTTGATATGATAGTTCAAACAAGAGGACTTGATGGTACAACTGATTTAGATTTTACTATTCCTACAACTGATTTTACATTATGTAAAAGCGTAATGGAAAAATTCAAAAGTCAATCTAAAAATATTGATTACAATGAAAATATTTGTAAAGTTTCAATTGTCGGTGTTGGAATGAAATCTCATACAGGTGTCGCATCAAAAGCTTTTTCTGCATTAGCAACAGAGAATATTAATATTAGAATTATTTCAACTTCAGAAATCAAAATATCAATGATTATAGAAGAAAAATATGCTGAATTAGCAGTAAGAGCATTACACGAAGCTTATAATCTGGATAAATAA
- a CDS encoding RNA pyrophosphohydrolase yields MTDKNEITKDNTKNYRPNVAAIVLSAKYPHTCEIFIASRTDVDNAWQFPQGGIDEGETPKEALYRELEEEIGTGDVEIIAEYPKWVSYDFPPAIAKKMQPYDGQIQKYYLVKLKKGAKINIETEIPEFSEFKFVPTKNIYDYITFFKRTVYKQVIKYFKSEGYI; encoded by the coding sequence ATGACTGATAAAAATGAAATCACAAAAGATAATACCAAAAATTACAGACCTAATGTAGCAGCGATTGTACTATCAGCTAAATACCCACATACATGTGAAATATTTATTGCTTCACGAACAGATGTAGATAATGCATGGCAATTTCCACAAGGTGGAATTGACGAAGGTGAAACACCTAAGGAAGCTTTGTATAGAGAGCTTGAAGAAGAAATTGGAACAGGAGATGTGGAAATTATTGCAGAATATCCAAAATGGGTTTCTTATGATTTCCCTCCAGCAATTGCAAAAAAGATGCAACCGTATGATGGACAAATACAAAAATATTATTTAGTAAAGTTAAAAAAAGGTGCAAAAATAAATATTGAAACTGAAATACCAGAATTCAGTGAATTCAAGTTTGTACCAACAAAAAATATTTATGATTATATAACTTTCTTTAAAAGAACAGTATACAAACAAGTTATAAAATATTTTAAAAGTGAAGGTTATATTTAA
- the hemW gene encoding radical SAM family heme chaperone HemW: MLLYIHIPFCDSKCFYCAFNSYTDKFHLKQEYMKALKLQLKTELNNYVKKHNKQIETVFIGGGTPSCIKHHEYKEVFEIFKPYLIEGAEITTEANPNSASYEWLENMYNYGVTRVSFGVQSFNNDKLKFLGRSHNNKSALKAIQNANSIGFNGINCDIIYGVQGDTLESMKEDFKQAFELPITHLSAYSLTIEEGTKFFDRSSVKIDDEELSYEIFDYINEHGFKQYEISNFAKEKKYESKHNYGYWEHKEYLGIGAGAVGYVDNQRYYPIKSIEEYIKNPFNMEYEPISQEDIKTEKILLGFRCSNGVELSLFTQDELEKVEHLVQEDKVLIQNNRIYNKNFLLSDELALYILG; encoded by the coding sequence TTGCTTTTATACATACATATACCTTTTTGTGACAGTAAATGTTTTTACTGCGCATTCAATTCATATACAGATAAGTTTCATTTAAAACAAGAGTATATGAAAGCTTTAAAATTACAATTAAAAACAGAATTAAATAATTATGTAAAAAAACATAATAAACAAATAGAAACAGTTTTTATAGGTGGTGGAACACCATCATGCATCAAACATCATGAATATAAAGAAGTATTTGAAATATTCAAACCTTACTTAATTGAAGGTGCTGAAATCACAACAGAAGCAAACCCAAATTCTGCCTCATATGAGTGGCTAGAAAATATGTACAATTATGGAGTAACAAGAGTTAGTTTTGGAGTACAAAGTTTTAATAATGACAAACTAAAATTCTTAGGTCGTTCGCATAATAATAAAAGTGCTTTAAAAGCTATACAAAATGCAAATAGTATTGGTTTTAATGGTATTAATTGTGATATAATCTATGGAGTTCAAGGAGATACATTAGAAAGTATGAAAGAAGATTTTAAACAAGCTTTTGAACTTCCTATTACACACTTAAGTGCTTATTCTTTAACTATTGAAGAAGGTACAAAATTCTTTGATAGATCTTCAGTAAAAATTGATGACGAAGAGCTTTCTTATGAAATATTTGATTATATTAATGAACATGGTTTTAAGCAATATGAAATATCAAATTTTGCAAAAGAAAAAAAATATGAATCAAAACATAACTATGGGTATTGGGAACATAAAGAATATTTAGGAATAGGTGCAGGTGCTGTTGGTTATGTTGATAATCAAAGATATTATCCTATAAAAAGCATTGAAGAATATATAAAAAATCCATTCAATATGGAGTATGAACCAATAAGCCAAGAAGATATAAAAACAGAAAAAATACTACTAGGATTTAGATGCTCAAATGGTGTTGAATTATCACTTTTTACACAAGATGAGTTAGAAAAAGTAGAACATTTAGTACAAGAAGACAAAGTTTTAATACAAAATAATAGAATTTATAATAAAAACTTTTTATTATCTGATGAATTAGCTTTATATATATTAGGATAA
- the prmC gene encoding peptide chain release factor N(5)-glutamine methyltransferase: protein MTIKDTVRKYANDLKFVTHIPAKEVEILMMYLLDKNTIWLHMNYNKQFDKEQELAKLVKKRAQDYPIEYLTNKASFYGETFIVKEGVLIPRPETELLIDNALEILKDKKETVHVLEIGTGSGIISVMLALLIKDIKIIAVDINEKALELAKQNAIKHNVDDKIEFRLSNLYENINETNIDLTISNPPYIANDYDLPKNVAYEPSNALFGGNIGDELLKDIIKQTDERNIEYLLCEMGYDQKNPLSQYLEEFNTKSFTFYQDYEKFDRGFTIQFKK from the coding sequence ATGACAATAAAAGATACAGTTAGAAAATATGCAAATGATTTAAAGTTTGTAACTCATATTCCAGCTAAAGAAGTTGAAATATTAATGATGTATTTATTAGATAAAAATACTATCTGGTTACATATGAATTATAATAAGCAGTTTGATAAAGAACAAGAACTAGCAAAACTTGTAAAAAAAAGAGCCCAAGATTATCCTATAGAGTATTTAACAAACAAAGCTTCATTTTATGGTGAGACTTTTATTGTAAAAGAGGGTGTTTTAATACCAAGACCAGAAACAGAACTATTAATAGACAATGCACTTGAAATATTAAAAGATAAAAAAGAAACAGTACATGTTCTTGAAATTGGTACTGGTTCAGGAATAATATCTGTGATGTTAGCTTTATTAATAAAAGATATAAAGATAATTGCAGTAGATATAAACGAAAAAGCGCTAGAATTAGCAAAACAAAACGCAATAAAACATAATGTTGACGATAAAATAGAATTTAGGTTAAGTAATTTATATGAAAATATAAATGAAACAAATATAGATTTAACTATTTCAAACCCTCCTTATATTGCAAATGATTATGACTTACCAAAAAATGTAGCTTATGAACCGTCAAATGCTTTATTTGGTGGAAATATTGGTGATGAGTTATTAAAAGATATAATAAAACAAACAGATGAACGAAATATCGAATATTTACTTTGTGAAATGGGTTATGATCAAAAAAATCCATTGTCGCAGTATTTAGAAGAGTTTAATACAAAAAGTTTTACTTTCTATCAAGACTATGAAAAGTTTGATAGAGGATTTACAATACAATTTAAAAAATAA
- a CDS encoding M3 family metallopeptidase: MFKEFNLEKLTDSKVLLEKLLDQSKNEILELMEIENKTYENFVMPYQEIGESINNFVTPIFHIDSVKNSETTGKVYEECLPVLSKYETWISQNDDVFKALKDIQSNCKTTLNDIQNKVLENEIRDFKLSGSHLDDAKKKRLEDINLTLSELSHKFSQNLLNATNSFEMIVEDKEDVKEIPSSDLELAAFEEDDKTKYKFNLQFPSYMAYMTYGTSREKREELYKAFCTRAPENGKIIEQILILKNEKVKILGFNSYSEYSLETKMASKEEEVVSFLEELGHKGKKKAGEELNEIKELALKDGVSDFRSSDMSYYSEKLKKAKYDLDEEYYRPYFEQTSVLDGFFDFLHQMFDVKFVQVDTKAWDEKVKVYDLLTNEKQTARIYIDLEARKDKRGGAWMNSWHSHYSNSKGEEQLPTAFIVCNFPQSTKTTPSLLRHSDVVTLFHEMGHALHHLLSDIKEPYVSGISGVAWDTVEFPSQFLEYFSYDKEVLKLFAKHYKTKEVLDDEAIEKIIKAKNFQSSLALVRQIELALFDFKLYQDLYKTEEEVQNVLDKVRAEFSPMIPPSYNKFQNGFSHIFAGGYAAGYYSYKWAEVLSADAFYMFIDSKNIFNKELALKYKETILSKGGSKNMDELFYNFAQRKPSVDSLLKIDGIIS; encoded by the coding sequence ATGTTTAAAGAATTTAATTTAGAAAAGTTAACTGATTCAAAAGTATTATTAGAAAAGCTTTTAGATCAATCAAAAAATGAAATATTAGAATTAATGGAAATAGAAAATAAAACTTATGAAAATTTTGTTATGCCATATCAAGAAATAGGGGAGAGTATTAACAATTTTGTTACTCCTATATTTCATATAGATTCTGTTAAAAATTCAGAAACTACAGGAAAAGTTTATGAAGAATGTCTTCCAGTTTTATCAAAATATGAAACTTGGATATCTCAAAATGATGATGTTTTTAAGGCTTTAAAAGATATACAGTCTAACTGTAAAACTACTTTAAACGATATACAAAATAAAGTATTAGAAAATGAAATAAGAGACTTCAAACTTTCAGGTTCACATTTAGATGATGCAAAGAAAAAAAGATTAGAAGATATAAATTTAACTCTTAGCGAGTTATCTCATAAGTTCTCACAAAATCTTTTAAATGCAACTAATAGTTTTGAAATGATTGTAGAAGATAAAGAAGATGTAAAAGAAATACCTAGCTCTGATTTAGAATTAGCAGCATTCGAAGAAGATGATAAGACTAAATATAAATTTAATTTACAATTTCCTTCTTATATGGCTTATATGACTTATGGAACATCAAGAGAAAAAAGAGAAGAACTTTATAAAGCTTTTTGTACAAGAGCACCGGAGAATGGAAAGATAATTGAACAAATACTAATTTTAAAAAATGAAAAAGTAAAAATATTAGGATTTAACTCTTATTCTGAATACTCTTTAGAGACAAAAATGGCTTCAAAAGAAGAAGAAGTAGTTTCGTTCTTAGAAGAATTAGGTCACAAGGGTAAGAAAAAAGCAGGTGAAGAGCTGAATGAAATTAAAGAACTAGCATTAAAAGATGGTGTAAGTGATTTTAGATCTTCTGATATGTCTTATTATTCTGAAAAACTAAAGAAAGCTAAATATGATTTAGATGAAGAGTATTATAGACCTTATTTTGAGCAAACATCTGTATTAGATGGTTTCTTTGATTTTTTACATCAAATGTTTGATGTAAAATTTGTTCAAGTTGATACTAAAGCATGGGATGAGAAAGTAAAAGTATATGATCTTTTAACGAATGAAAAACAAACTGCACGAATTTATATAGATTTAGAAGCTAGAAAAGATAAAAGAGGTGGAGCTTGGATGAATAGCTGGCATTCACACTATTCTAATAGTAAAGGCGAAGAACAACTTCCTACAGCTTTTATTGTTTGTAATTTTCCTCAGTCAACTAAAACTACACCATCTTTATTAAGACATTCTGATGTTGTTACACTATTTCATGAAATGGGACATGCCTTACATCATTTATTAAGTGATATAAAAGAACCTTATGTAAGTGGTATTTCTGGAGTTGCTTGGGATACAGTTGAGTTTCCATCACAGTTTTTAGAATACTTTTCTTATGATAAAGAAGTGTTAAAACTTTTTGCTAAACATTACAAGACTAAAGAGGTTCTAGATGATGAAGCTATTGAAAAGATTATCAAAGCTAAGAACTTCCAATCATCGCTTGCACTTGTACGACAAATAGAATTAGCTTTGTTTGACTTTAAACTATATCAAGACTTATACAAAACTGAAGAAGAAGTGCAAAATGTACTAGATAAAGTAAGAGCAGAATTTTCACCAATGATTCCACCTTCATATAACAAATTCCAAAATGGATTTTCTCATATTTTTGCAGGTGGATATGCAGCTGGATATTACTCATACAAGTGGGCTGAAGTACTAAGTGCCGATGCATTTTATATGTTTATTGATTCAAAAAATATTTTCAATAAAGAGCTTGCTTTAAAATATAAAGAAACTATATTATCTAAAGGTGGATCAAAAAATATGGATGAATTATTCTATAATTTTGCACAAAGAAAGCCAAGTGTTGATTCTTTATTAAAAATTGATGGAATTATTAGCTAA